A window from Citrus sinensis cultivar Valencia sweet orange chromosome 3, DVS_A1.0, whole genome shotgun sequence encodes these proteins:
- the LOC102608038 gene encoding monooxygenase 2 isoform X2, protein MAVKSEDGRELRSFGFKDEDASQEVRAVERRILLETLANQLPPESVQFSSELAKIETSGNGVTILELVNGTRIYANIVIGCDGIRSPIAKWIGFSEPKYVGHCAYRGLGYYPNGQPFEPKLNYIYGRGVRAGYVPVSPTKVYWFICHNNPTPGPKITDPVALKKQAKDLVRNWPAELLNNIDLTPDDTIIRTPLVDRWLWPATSPPASRGKVVLVGDAWHPMTPNLGQGACCALEDAVVLAKKLANSTKSGPAFAEEAFRSYESERWPRIFPMTIRANLVGSLLQWENPIVCSVRNNIIVPKLLRLGPVLEHTNFECEPLTQGIKVQDLHIHQSS, encoded by the exons ATGGCAGTAAAGTCAGAAGATGGAAGAGAGCTGCGCTCCTTCGGGTTCAAAGATGAGGATGCAAG CCAAGAGGTCCGCGCTGTGGAGAGGAGAATTCTTCTGGAGACCCTTGCCAATCAGCTGCCACCAGAGTCTGTCCAGTTTTCTTCTGAGCTGGCAAAGATAGAAACTAGTGGGAACGGGGTAACTATTTTGGAACTGGTGAACGGGACTCGAATATATGCAAAT ATTGTTATTGGCTGTGATGGAATTCGGTCTCCAATAGCTAAGTGGATAGGATTTTCTGAGCCTAAATATGTGGGGCATTGTGCTTATAGAGGGCTTGGATATTATCCGAACGGACAGCCATTTGAACCAAAGCTTAATTACATCTATGGAAGAGGAGTCCGTGCCGGATATGTTCCTGTTTCTCCTACAAAGGTTTACTGGTTCATCTGCCACAACAACCCCACACCAG GCCCAAAAATTACTGATCCGGTTGCATTAAAGAAGCAAGCTAAAGATCTAGTAAGGAACTGGCCGGCAGAGCTATTGAACAACATAGATCTTACACCAGATGACACAATCATCAGAACTCCCCTCGTAGATCGCTGGCTGTGGCCAGCAACAAGCCCTCCAGCTTCAAGAGGTAAAGTTGTACTGGTCGGAGATGCATGGCACCCCATGACTCCAAATCTTGGGCAAGGTGCTTGTTGTGCCCTGGAAGATGCAGTAGTTCTTGCCAAAAAGCTCGCAAATTCAACCAAGTCTGGACCTGCATTTGCGGAAGAAGCTTTCAGATCATATGAAAGTGAAAGATGGCCCCGTATCTTTCCAATGACCATACGTGCAAATCTCGTAGGATCGCTTTTGCAATGGGAAAACCCAATTGTGTGTTCTGTGCGAAACAATATTATCGTACCAAAACTACTTAGGCTAGGGCCCGTATTGGAACACACAAATTTTGAATGTGAGCCTCTAACACAAGGCATAAAAGTACAAGACCTGCACATTCATCAATCATCATAG
- the LOC102608906 gene encoding pentatricopeptide repeat-containing protein At4g16835, mitochondrial isoform X3: MHSFGNKRNQRRIFSIKSRKYRQSCWCRHLSTLTIKEPYVSITNQNKVSNSSNGSNQKPTPAALPFQHHFNENISSNKIITSHIRSGNFDSALRVFNNMNVKTTVNWNSVLAGFAKQRGKLKDAQELFDKIPQPDVVSYNIMLSCILLNSDDVVASFDFFQRLPIKDTASWNTMISGFVQKKNMAKARDLFLAMPEKNSVSWSAMISGYIECGQLDKAVELFKAAPVKSVVAWTAMISGYMKFGYVENSRAEDGLKLLRMMIGLRIRPNASSLSSVLLGCSHLSSLQLGKQVHQLVCKSPLCKDTTALTPLISMYCKCGDLEDACKLFLEIQRKDVVTWNAMISGYAQHGKGEKALRLFDKMKDEGMKPDSITFVALLLACNHAGLVDLGIQYFDSMVNDYGIAAKPDHYTCMVDLLGRAGKLVEAVDLIKKMPFKPQPAIFGTLLSACRVHKRLDLAEFAAMNLFNLNPANAAGCYVQLANIYAAMKKWDHVARIRLSMKENNVVKMPGYSWIEVGTVVHEFRSGDRVHPELVSIHEKLKELEKKMKLAGYVPDLEFVLHAVGEEVKEQLLLFHSEKLAIAFGLIKVPLGTPIRVFKNLRVCGDCHRATKYISAIEKREIIVRDTTRFHHFKDGTCSCGDYW; this comes from the exons ATGCACTCTTTCGGAAACAAAAGGAACCAACGACGgattttctcaattaaatcCAGAAAATACCGTCAAAGTTGTTGGTGTCGTCATCTCTCAACCCTCACAATCAAAGAGCCGTATGTTAGTATTACCAACCAAAACAAGGTCTCAAACTCCTCGAATGGAAGCAATCAGAAGCCCACCCCTGCCGCATTACCTTTTCAACATCATTTCAATGAaaacatttcatcaaacaagaTTATCACTAGCCACATCAGGTCTGGTAACTTTGATTCTGCCCTCCGGGTATTCAATAACATGAATGTTAAGACGACAGTTAATTGGAATTCAGTTTTGGCTGGGTTTGCCAAGCAGCGCGGGAAACTTAAGGACGCACAGgaattgtttgataaaattccTCAACCAGATGTGGTTTCTTATAACATCATGTTGTCTTGTATATTACTTAATTCTGATGATGTAGTAGcttcttttgatttctttcaGAGATTGCCCATTAAAGATACGGCTTCGTGGAATACGATGATATCAGGTTTTGTTCAGAAGAAGAACATGGCCAAGGCTCGCGATTTGTTTTTGGCAATGCCGGAGAAGAATAGTGTTTCTTGGAGTGCTATGATTTCTGGCTATATTGAATGTGGGCAATTGGATAAAGCTGTAGAGTTGTTTAAAGCTGCACCAGTTAAGAGTGTGGTGGCTTGGACTGCGATGATTAGCGGATATATGAAGTTTG GTTATGTTGAGAATTCGCGGGCCGAGGATGGTTTGAAGCTGCTTAGAATGATGATAGGACTACGGATTAGGCCTAATGCTTCAAGTTTGAGTAGTGTTTTATTGGGTTGTAGTCATTTGTCATCCTTGCAGTTGGGTAAGCAAGTTCATCAGCTGGTTTGTAAGTCTCCGTTGTGCAAAGATACAACAGCATTGACTCCGCTGATTAGTATGTATTGTAAATGCGGGGATTTAGAAGATGCTTGTAAGTTGTTTCTTGAGATACAACGTAAAGATGTCGTGACTTGGAATGCAATGATTTCGGGTTATGCTCAACATGGAAAAGGTGAAAAGGCTCTGCGTTTGTTTGATAAGATGAAGGATGAGGGAATGAAGCCGGATTCGATCACGTTTGTTGCATTATTGCTAGCTTGCAACCACGCAGGACTGGTAGATCTTGGGATTCAATATTTTGATTCGATGGTGAATGATTATGGAATTGCAGCTAAGCCAGATCACTACACATGTATGGTTGACCTTCTTGGTCGAGCTGGGAAGCTAGTTGAAGCTGTGGACTTGATTAAGAAAATGCCCTTTAAACCACAACCTGCCATTTTCGGGACCCTGTTGAGTGCTTGTAGAGTCCACAAAAGATTGGATCTGGCTGAGTTTGCTGCCATGAATTTGTTTAACCTTAATCCAGCAAATGCAGCTGGTTGTTATGTCCAACTTGCAAATATTTATGCGGCAATGAAAAAATGGGACCATGTCGCTAGGATTAGACTgtcaatgaaagaaaataatgtggTAAAGATGCCTGGATACAGCTGGATCGAGGTGGGAACTGTTGTTCATGAGTTTAGATCAGGTGATAGGGTGCACCCAGAGTTGGTTTCTATTCATGAAAAACTGAAAGAGttggagaaaaaaatgaagttggcGGGGTATGTTCCAGACCTTGAATTTGTGTTACATGCTGTAGGGGAAGAAGTAAAAGAGCAACTTCTGCTGTTTCACAGTGAAAAGCTGGCAATTGCTTTTGGGCTTATCAAAGTACCTTTAGGTACTCCCATTCGAGTGTTCAAAAACTTGAGAGTATGTGGGGATTGCCATCGTGCCACCAAGTACATATCAGCaatagaaaaaagagaaatcatCGTGAGAGATACTACGagatttcatcattttaaaGATGGGACTTGCTCCTGCGGCGACTACTGGTAA
- the LOC102609189 gene encoding GTP-binding protein YPTM2: MNNEYDYLFKLLLIGDSGVGKSCLLLRFADDSYLESYISTIGVDFKIRTVEQDGKTIKLQIWDTAGQERFRTITSSYYRGAHGIIVVYDVTDQESFNNVKQWLNEIDRYASENVNKLLVGNKCDLTANKVVSYETAKAFADEIGIPFMETSAKSATNVEQAFMAMAASIKNRMASQPASNNARPPTVQIRGQPVNQKSGCCST; the protein is encoded by the exons ATGAATAACGAATA CGATTATTTGTTTAAGCTTTTGCTCATAGGCGATTCTGGTGTTGGCAAATCGTGTCTACTTTTGAGGTTTGCT GATGATTCTTATCTGGAAAGCTACATTAGCACCATTGGAGTTGACTTT AAAATCCGCACTGTGGAACAAGATGGCAAAACCATTAAGCTCCAAATT TGGGACACTGCTGGCCAAGAGCGTTTTAGGACAATAACCAGCAGCTACTATCGTGGGGCTCATGGCATCATT GTTGTTTATGATGTCACAGATCAAGAGAGCTTCAACAATGTAAAGCAATGGTTGAATGAAATTGACCGATATGCAAGTGAAAATGTGAACAAGCTTTTAGTTGGTAACAAGTGTGATCTCACAGCGAACAAAGTTGTGTCCTATGAGACAGCCAAG GCATTTGCGGATGAAATTGGGATTCCTTTCATGGAAACAAGTGCTAAAAGTGCCACCAACGTCGAACAGGCTTTCATGGCCATGGCTGCTTCAATCAAGAATAG GATGGCAAGCCAACCTGCGTCGAACAATGCTAGGCCGCCAACAGTGCAGATCCGAGGACAGCCTGTCAACCAGAAATCTGGTTGCTGCTCCACTTAG
- the LOC102608038 gene encoding monooxygenase 2 isoform X1, translating into MAPLCLNSSFLPSSLHYLHSRSFHCPQSSSGFCFQTRTRSRSKAIRLSIAKAEADVRKEDIVIVGAGIAGLATAVSLQRLGIGSLVIEQADSLRTGGTSLTLFKNGWSVLDALGVGSDLRSQFLEIKGMAVKSEDGRELRSFGFKDEDASQEVRAVERRILLETLANQLPPESVQFSSELAKIETSGNGVTILELVNGTRIYANIVIGCDGIRSPIAKWIGFSEPKYVGHCAYRGLGYYPNGQPFEPKLNYIYGRGVRAGYVPVSPTKVYWFICHNNPTPGPKITDPVALKKQAKDLVRNWPAELLNNIDLTPDDTIIRTPLVDRWLWPATSPPASRGKVVLVGDAWHPMTPNLGQGACCALEDAVVLAKKLANSTKSGPAFAEEAFRSYESERWPRIFPMTIRANLVGSLLQWENPIVCSVRNNIIVPKLLRLGPVLEHTNFECEPLTQGIKVQDLHIHQSS; encoded by the exons ATGGCTCCTCTCTGCTTGAACTCTTCCTTTTTACCATCCTCTTTACATTATCTTCATAGTAGATCATTTCACTGTCCACAGAGCTCTTCtgggttttgttttcaaaCAAGAACTAGAAGCAGAAGCAAAGCCATTCGTCTATCAATCGCCAAAGCTGAAGCTGATGTCAGGAAGGAGGATATTGTCATTGTGGGCGCCGGGATTGCTGGGCTAGCTACTGCAGTGTCTCTACAGAG GCTGGGGATTGGGTCATTGGTGATTGAGCAAGCAGATTCACTTCGAACAGGAGGAACCTCTCTTACTCTTTTCAAGAATGGTTGGTCGGTATTGGACGCACTTGGAGTCGGAAGTGATCTCAGGAGCCAGTTCCTTGAAATTAAAGG GATGGCAGTAAAGTCAGAAGATGGAAGAGAGCTGCGCTCCTTCGGGTTCAAAGATGAGGATGCAAG CCAAGAGGTCCGCGCTGTGGAGAGGAGAATTCTTCTGGAGACCCTTGCCAATCAGCTGCCACCAGAGTCTGTCCAGTTTTCTTCTGAGCTGGCAAAGATAGAAACTAGTGGGAACGGGGTAACTATTTTGGAACTGGTGAACGGGACTCGAATATATGCAAAT ATTGTTATTGGCTGTGATGGAATTCGGTCTCCAATAGCTAAGTGGATAGGATTTTCTGAGCCTAAATATGTGGGGCATTGTGCTTATAGAGGGCTTGGATATTATCCGAACGGACAGCCATTTGAACCAAAGCTTAATTACATCTATGGAAGAGGAGTCCGTGCCGGATATGTTCCTGTTTCTCCTACAAAGGTTTACTGGTTCATCTGCCACAACAACCCCACACCAG GCCCAAAAATTACTGATCCGGTTGCATTAAAGAAGCAAGCTAAAGATCTAGTAAGGAACTGGCCGGCAGAGCTATTGAACAACATAGATCTTACACCAGATGACACAATCATCAGAACTCCCCTCGTAGATCGCTGGCTGTGGCCAGCAACAAGCCCTCCAGCTTCAAGAGGTAAAGTTGTACTGGTCGGAGATGCATGGCACCCCATGACTCCAAATCTTGGGCAAGGTGCTTGTTGTGCCCTGGAAGATGCAGTAGTTCTTGCCAAAAAGCTCGCAAATTCAACCAAGTCTGGACCTGCATTTGCGGAAGAAGCTTTCAGATCATATGAAAGTGAAAGATGGCCCCGTATCTTTCCAATGACCATACGTGCAAATCTCGTAGGATCGCTTTTGCAATGGGAAAACCCAATTGTGTGTTCTGTGCGAAACAATATTATCGTACCAAAACTACTTAGGCTAGGGCCCGTATTGGAACACACAAATTTTGAATGTGAGCCTCTAACACAAGGCATAAAAGTACAAGACCTGCACATTCATCAATCATCATAG
- the LOC102608906 gene encoding pentatricopeptide repeat-containing protein At4g16835, mitochondrial isoform X2 has product MHSFGNKRNQRRIFSIKSRKYRQSCWCRHLSTLTIKEPYVSITNQNKVSNSSNGSNQKPTPAALPFQHHFNENISSNKIITSHIRSGNFDSALRVFNNMNVKTTVNWNSVLAGFAKQRGKLKDAQELFDKIPQPDVVSYNIMLSCILLNSDDVVASFDFFQRLPIKDTASWNTMISGFVQKKNMAKARDLFLAMPEKNSVSWSAMISGYIECGQLDKAVELFKAAPVKSVVAWTAMISGYMKFGKVDLAEKLFDEMPMKNLVTWNAMIAGYVENSRAEDGLKLLRMMIGLRIRPNASSLSSVLLGCSHLSSLQLGKQVHQLVCKSPLCKDTTALTPLISMYCKCGDLEDACKLFLEIQRKDVVTWNAMISGYAQHGKGEKALRLFDKMKDEGMKPDSITFVALLLACNHAGLVDLGIQYFDSMVNDYGIAAKPDHYTCMVDLLGRAGKLVEAVDLIKKMPFKPQPAIFGTLLSACRVHKRLDLAEFAAMNLFNLNPANAAGCYVQLANIYAAMKKWDHVARIRLSMKENNVVKMPGYSWIEVGTVVHEFRSGDRVHPELVSIHEKLKELEKKMKLAGYVPDLEFVLHAVGEEVKEQLLLFHSEKLAIAFGLIKVPLGTPIRVFKNLRVCGDCHRATKYISAIEKREIIVRDTTRFHHFKDGTCSCGDYW; this is encoded by the exons ATGCACTCTTTCGGAAACAAAAGGAACCAACGACGgattttctcaattaaatcCAGAAAATACCGTCAAAGTTGTTGGTGTCGTCATCTCTCAACCCTCACAATCAAAGAGCCGTATGTTAGTATTACCAACCAAAACAAGGTCTCAAACTCCTCGAATGGAAGCAATCAGAAGCCCACCCCTGCCGCATTACCTTTTCAACATCATTTCAATGAaaacatttcatcaaacaagaTTATCACTAGCCACATCAGGTCTGGTAACTTTGATTCTGCCCTCCGGGTATTCAATAACATGAATGTTAAGACGACAGTTAATTGGAATTCAGTTTTGGCTGGGTTTGCCAAGCAGCGCGGGAAACTTAAGGACGCACAGgaattgtttgataaaattccTCAACCAGATGTGGTTTCTTATAACATCATGTTGTCTTGTATATTACTTAATTCTGATGATGTAGTAGcttcttttgatttctttcaGAGATTGCCCATTAAAGATACGGCTTCGTGGAATACGATGATATCAGGTTTTGTTCAGAAGAAGAACATGGCCAAGGCTCGCGATTTGTTTTTGGCAATGCCGGAGAAGAATAGTGTTTCTTGGAGTGCTATGATTTCTGGCTATATTGAATGTGGGCAATTGGATAAAGCTGTAGAGTTGTTTAAAGCTGCACCAGTTAAGAGTGTGGTGGCTTGGACTGCGATGATTAGCGGATATATGAAGTTTGGTAAGGTTGATTTAGCGGAAAAGTTATTTGATGAAATGCCCATGAAGAATTTGGTCACATGGAATGCTATGATCGCAGGTTATGTTGAGAATTCGCGGGCCGAGGATGGTTTGAAGCTGCTTAGAATGATGATAGGACTACGGATTAGGCCTAATGCTTCAAGTTTGAGTAGTGTTTTATTGGGTTGTAGTCATTTGTCATCCTTGCAGTTGGGTAAGCAAGTTCATCAGCTGGTTTGTAAGTCTCCGTTGTGCAAAGATACAACAGCATTGACTCCGCTGATTAGTATGTATTGTAAATGCGGGGATTTAGAAGATGCTTGTAAGTTGTTTCTTGAGATACAACGTAAAGATGTCGTGACTTGGAATGCAATGATTTCGGGTTATGCTCAACATGGAAAAGGTGAAAAGGCTCTGCGTTTGTTTGATAAGATGAAGGATGAGGGAATGAAGCCGGATTCGATCACGTTTGTTGCATTATTGCTAGCTTGCAACCACGCAGGACTGGTAGATCTTGGGATTCAATATTTTGATTCGATGGTGAATGATTATGGAATTGCAGCTAAGCCAGATCACTACACATGTATGGTTGACCTTCTTGGTCGAGCTGGGAAGCTAGTTGAAGCTGTGGACTTGATTAAGAAAATGCCCTTTAAACCACAACCTGCCATTTTCGGGACCCTGTTGAGTGCTTGTAGAGTCCACAAAAGATTGGATCTGGCTGAGTTTGCTGCCATGAATTTGTTTAACCTTAATCCAGCAAATGCAGCTGGTTGTTATGTCCAACTTGCAAATATTTATGCGGCAATGAAAAAATGGGACCATGTCGCTAGGATTAGACTgtcaatgaaagaaaataatgtggTAAAGATGCCTGGATACAGCTGGATCGAGGTGGGAACTGTTGTTCATGAGTTTAGATCAGGTGATAGGGTGCACCCAGAGTTGGTTTCTATTCATGAAAAACTGAAAGAGttggagaaaaaaatgaagttggcGGGGTATGTTCCAGACCTTGAATTTGTGTTACATGCTGTAGGGGAAGAAGTAAAAGAGCAACTTCTGCTGTTTCACAGTGAAAAGCTGGCAATTGCTTTTGGGCTTATCAAAGTACCTTTAGGTACTCCCATTCGAGTGTTCAAAAACTTGAGAGTATGTGGGGATTGCCATCGTGCCACCAAGTACATATCAGCaatagaaaaaagagaaatcatCGTGAGAGATACTACGagatttcatcattttaaaGATGGGACTTGCTCCTGCGGCGACTACTG GTAA
- the LOC102608906 gene encoding pentatricopeptide repeat-containing protein At4g16835, mitochondrial isoform X1 yields MHSFGNKRNQRRIFSIKSRKYRQSCWCRHLSTLTIKEPYVSITNQNKVSNSSNGSNQKPTPAALPFQHHFNENISSNKIITSHIRSGNFDSALRVFNNMNVKTTVNWNSVLAGFAKQRGKLKDAQELFDKIPQPDVVSYNIMLSCILLNSDDVVASFDFFQRLPIKDTASWNTMISGFVQKKNMAKARDLFLAMPEKNSVSWSAMISGYIECGQLDKAVELFKAAPVKSVVAWTAMISGYMKFGKVDLAEKLFDEMPMKNLVTWNAMIAGYVENSRAEDGLKLLRMMIGLRIRPNASSLSSVLLGCSHLSSLQLGKQVHQLVCKSPLCKDTTALTPLISMYCKCGDLEDACKLFLEIQRKDVVTWNAMISGYAQHGKGEKALRLFDKMKDEGMKPDSITFVALLLACNHAGLVDLGIQYFDSMVNDYGIAAKPDHYTCMVDLLGRAGKLVEAVDLIKKMPFKPQPAIFGTLLSACRVHKRLDLAEFAAMNLFNLNPANAAGCYVQLANIYAAMKKWDHVARIRLSMKENNVVKMPGYSWIEVGTVVHEFRSGDRVHPELVSIHEKLKELEKKMKLAGYVPDLEFVLHAVGEEVKEQLLLFHSEKLAIAFGLIKVPLGTPIRVFKNLRVCGDCHRATKYISAIEKREIIVRDTTRFHHFKDGTCSCGDYW; encoded by the coding sequence ATGCACTCTTTCGGAAACAAAAGGAACCAACGACGgattttctcaattaaatcCAGAAAATACCGTCAAAGTTGTTGGTGTCGTCATCTCTCAACCCTCACAATCAAAGAGCCGTATGTTAGTATTACCAACCAAAACAAGGTCTCAAACTCCTCGAATGGAAGCAATCAGAAGCCCACCCCTGCCGCATTACCTTTTCAACATCATTTCAATGAaaacatttcatcaaacaagaTTATCACTAGCCACATCAGGTCTGGTAACTTTGATTCTGCCCTCCGGGTATTCAATAACATGAATGTTAAGACGACAGTTAATTGGAATTCAGTTTTGGCTGGGTTTGCCAAGCAGCGCGGGAAACTTAAGGACGCACAGgaattgtttgataaaattccTCAACCAGATGTGGTTTCTTATAACATCATGTTGTCTTGTATATTACTTAATTCTGATGATGTAGTAGcttcttttgatttctttcaGAGATTGCCCATTAAAGATACGGCTTCGTGGAATACGATGATATCAGGTTTTGTTCAGAAGAAGAACATGGCCAAGGCTCGCGATTTGTTTTTGGCAATGCCGGAGAAGAATAGTGTTTCTTGGAGTGCTATGATTTCTGGCTATATTGAATGTGGGCAATTGGATAAAGCTGTAGAGTTGTTTAAAGCTGCACCAGTTAAGAGTGTGGTGGCTTGGACTGCGATGATTAGCGGATATATGAAGTTTGGTAAGGTTGATTTAGCGGAAAAGTTATTTGATGAAATGCCCATGAAGAATTTGGTCACATGGAATGCTATGATCGCAGGTTATGTTGAGAATTCGCGGGCCGAGGATGGTTTGAAGCTGCTTAGAATGATGATAGGACTACGGATTAGGCCTAATGCTTCAAGTTTGAGTAGTGTTTTATTGGGTTGTAGTCATTTGTCATCCTTGCAGTTGGGTAAGCAAGTTCATCAGCTGGTTTGTAAGTCTCCGTTGTGCAAAGATACAACAGCATTGACTCCGCTGATTAGTATGTATTGTAAATGCGGGGATTTAGAAGATGCTTGTAAGTTGTTTCTTGAGATACAACGTAAAGATGTCGTGACTTGGAATGCAATGATTTCGGGTTATGCTCAACATGGAAAAGGTGAAAAGGCTCTGCGTTTGTTTGATAAGATGAAGGATGAGGGAATGAAGCCGGATTCGATCACGTTTGTTGCATTATTGCTAGCTTGCAACCACGCAGGACTGGTAGATCTTGGGATTCAATATTTTGATTCGATGGTGAATGATTATGGAATTGCAGCTAAGCCAGATCACTACACATGTATGGTTGACCTTCTTGGTCGAGCTGGGAAGCTAGTTGAAGCTGTGGACTTGATTAAGAAAATGCCCTTTAAACCACAACCTGCCATTTTCGGGACCCTGTTGAGTGCTTGTAGAGTCCACAAAAGATTGGATCTGGCTGAGTTTGCTGCCATGAATTTGTTTAACCTTAATCCAGCAAATGCAGCTGGTTGTTATGTCCAACTTGCAAATATTTATGCGGCAATGAAAAAATGGGACCATGTCGCTAGGATTAGACTgtcaatgaaagaaaataatgtggTAAAGATGCCTGGATACAGCTGGATCGAGGTGGGAACTGTTGTTCATGAGTTTAGATCAGGTGATAGGGTGCACCCAGAGTTGGTTTCTATTCATGAAAAACTGAAAGAGttggagaaaaaaatgaagttggcGGGGTATGTTCCAGACCTTGAATTTGTGTTACATGCTGTAGGGGAAGAAGTAAAAGAGCAACTTCTGCTGTTTCACAGTGAAAAGCTGGCAATTGCTTTTGGGCTTATCAAAGTACCTTTAGGTACTCCCATTCGAGTGTTCAAAAACTTGAGAGTATGTGGGGATTGCCATCGTGCCACCAAGTACATATCAGCaatagaaaaaagagaaatcatCGTGAGAGATACTACGagatttcatcattttaaaGATGGGACTTGCTCCTGCGGCGACTACTGGTAA